The following are from one region of the Streptomyces changanensis genome:
- a CDS encoding UDP-glucuronic acid decarboxylase family protein: protein MSTSPAQKWQHAVVTGGAGFVGSHLCSSLLAAGTAVTCVDDFSTGRRENVAHLLGDPGFTLLEANVAEPFDVDRPPDLVLHFASPASPADYLRLPIHTLETGSSGTRHALALAHRAGARFLLASTSEVYGDPQQHPQNERYWGNVNPVGPRSVYDEAKRFAEALSTAQAEACGTDVGIVRLFNTYGPRMRGRDGRAVPTFVRQALAGEPLTVTGDGRQTRSLCYVDDTVRGVLAAAAHGLRGPVNIGNPTELTMLELARLVIELTGSSSEIRYIERPTDDPAVRCPDITLARDKLQWEPRVTAEDGLRRTIDWFRSTTTADPAT, encoded by the coding sequence ATGAGCACGTCCCCCGCGCAGAAGTGGCAGCACGCCGTCGTGACGGGCGGCGCCGGCTTCGTGGGTTCGCACCTCTGCAGCTCGCTGCTGGCCGCCGGCACGGCCGTGACCTGTGTGGACGACTTCAGCACCGGGCGCCGTGAGAACGTCGCCCACCTGCTGGGCGACCCCGGGTTCACCCTCCTGGAGGCGAACGTCGCCGAACCGTTCGACGTCGACCGCCCGCCCGACCTCGTGCTCCACTTCGCCTCGCCCGCGTCGCCCGCCGACTACCTGCGGCTGCCCATCCACACCTTGGAGACGGGCAGTTCCGGCACCCGGCACGCGCTGGCGCTGGCCCACCGCGCGGGGGCGCGCTTCCTGCTGGCCTCCACGTCGGAGGTGTACGGGGACCCGCAGCAGCACCCGCAGAACGAGCGGTACTGGGGCAACGTCAACCCCGTCGGCCCGAGGAGCGTGTACGACGAGGCCAAGCGGTTCGCGGAGGCGCTGTCGACCGCCCAGGCCGAGGCGTGCGGCACGGACGTCGGCATCGTGCGGCTCTTCAACACCTACGGCCCCCGGATGCGCGGCCGCGACGGGCGCGCGGTGCCCACGTTCGTCCGGCAGGCACTCGCCGGTGAACCGCTGACCGTGACCGGCGACGGCCGCCAGACGCGCTCGCTGTGCTACGTCGACGACACCGTGCGCGGGGTGCTCGCCGCCGCGGCGCACGGGCTGCGCGGCCCGGTGAACATCGGCAACCCGACCGAGCTGACCATGCTGGAACTGGCGCGGCTGGTCATCGAACTGACCGGCTCCTCCTCCGAGATCCGCTACATCGAGCGTCCCACCGACGACCCGGCCGTGCGCTGCCCCGACATCACCCTGGCCCGCGACAAGCTCCAGTGGGAGCCGCGCGTGACGGCCGAGGACGGGCTGCGCCGCACGATCGACTGGTTCCGCTCGACCACGACCGCGGACCCGGCCACCTGA
- a CDS encoding carbamoyltransferase family protein: protein MRILGINALFHDPAAALVVDGRVVAAAEEERFSRRKHGKRPLPFSAWELPEKAAAWCLERAGLRPQDLDAVAYSFDPALARPADEMGLDDPWDHLRLTYAREAPGFLRTALPGLDPEAVRFVPHHMAHAASSAFAADGAGADMSSVLVLDGRGERASHLAARRVHHRLEPLAAQDLPHSLGLVYEELTEHLGFLRSSDEFKVMALASYGRPRLREELRRYVYPTGDGGFHAAGVPWRELCPPRGAEEAWTQGHADLAASAQAVLEETLLDLVRWLHGQTHDSLLTLAGGVALNCVANARVAREGPFSHVWVQPAAGDAGTALGGAMLLAAGGGDEVLPMAGADLGRDWSDAELGAWLKTAAVPFERPPDIAATVAGALADNAIVAWFQGRSEYGPRALGHRSLLAHPGHAGNLERLNDVKGREQFRPVAPMVLADRAPEIFDGQLPSPYMLFVHEVAPEWRERIPAVVHVDGTARVQTVDRTAEPLVARMLEEFERLSGLPVVVNTSLNTAGRPMVDDPRDALECFGSTPVDLLAIGPYAVRRGAFFTSDSQDSQSVRRAAR from the coding sequence ATGCGCATTCTCGGAATCAACGCCCTCTTCCACGATCCCGCCGCCGCGCTGGTCGTCGACGGACGTGTGGTCGCCGCCGCGGAGGAGGAACGCTTCTCACGGCGCAAGCACGGCAAGCGACCACTGCCGTTCTCCGCCTGGGAGCTCCCGGAGAAGGCCGCCGCCTGGTGCCTCGAACGGGCCGGGCTGCGCCCGCAGGACCTGGACGCCGTCGCGTACTCCTTCGACCCGGCGCTCGCCCGCCCCGCGGACGAGATGGGGCTCGACGACCCGTGGGACCACCTGCGGCTCACCTACGCGCGCGAGGCGCCCGGGTTCCTGCGGACCGCGCTGCCCGGCCTCGACCCGGAGGCGGTCCGGTTCGTGCCCCACCACATGGCGCACGCCGCGTCGAGCGCCTTCGCCGCGGACGGCGCCGGGGCGGACATGTCGTCCGTGCTGGTGCTGGACGGCCGCGGCGAGCGGGCCTCGCACCTCGCCGCCCGGCGCGTGCACCACCGGCTGGAGCCGCTCGCCGCGCAGGACCTGCCGCACTCGCTGGGCCTGGTGTACGAGGAGCTGACCGAGCATCTCGGGTTCCTGCGCTCCTCCGACGAGTTCAAGGTCATGGCCCTCGCCTCGTACGGCCGGCCCCGCCTGCGCGAGGAGCTGCGCCGGTACGTGTACCCGACCGGTGACGGCGGCTTCCACGCGGCGGGCGTCCCCTGGCGCGAGCTGTGCCCGCCGCGCGGCGCGGAGGAGGCGTGGACGCAAGGCCACGCGGACCTCGCGGCCAGCGCGCAGGCGGTGCTGGAGGAGACACTGCTCGACCTGGTGCGCTGGCTGCACGGCCAGACCCACGACTCCCTGCTGACCCTCGCCGGCGGCGTCGCCCTCAACTGCGTGGCCAACGCCCGCGTCGCGCGCGAGGGCCCCTTCTCGCACGTGTGGGTGCAGCCCGCCGCCGGCGACGCCGGCACCGCGCTGGGCGGGGCGATGCTGCTCGCCGCGGGCGGTGGTGACGAGGTGCTGCCGATGGCCGGCGCCGACCTCGGCCGCGACTGGTCCGACGCGGAGCTCGGCGCCTGGCTCAAGACCGCGGCCGTACCGTTCGAGCGGCCACCGGACATCGCGGCGACCGTGGCCGGGGCGCTCGCCGACAACGCGATCGTCGCCTGGTTCCAGGGGCGTTCCGAGTACGGGCCGCGGGCGCTGGGCCACCGCTCGTTGCTGGCCCACCCCGGCCACGCCGGGAACCTGGAGCGGCTCAACGACGTGAAGGGCCGCGAGCAGTTCCGGCCCGTCGCGCCGATGGTGCTCGCCGACCGGGCGCCGGAGATCTTCGACGGGCAGCTGCCCAGCCCGTACATGCTCTTCGTGCACGAGGTGGCGCCCGAGTGGCGCGAGCGCATCCCGGCCGTCGTGCACGTCGACGGCACGGCGCGCGTCCAGACCGTGGACCGGACCGCGGAACCGCTGGTGGCGCGGATGCTGGAGGAGTTCGAACGGCTCAGCGGCCTGCCGGTGGTGGTCAACACCAGCCTCAACACGGCCGGCCGGCCGATGGTCGACGACCCCCGCGACGCGCTGGAGTGCTTCGGCTCCACCCCCGTCGACCTGCTGGCGATCGGGCCGTACGCGGTGCGCCGCGGCGCCTTCTTCACCTCCGACTCGCAGGACTCCCAGTCCGTGAGGAGGGCCGCGCGGTGA
- a CDS encoding glycosyltransferase — protein sequence MNILLWHVHGSWTTAFVQGPHTYLVPVLPDRGPDGRGRARTFSWPDSVREVTPEQLRGEHVDVVLLQRPEEFALAERWLGGRRPGRDVPVVYLEHNAPDGDVPDTRHPCADRDGLTLVHVTHFNRLFWDSGRTRAVVIEHGVVDPGHLYTGRLPRAAVVVNEPVRRGRYTGTDLLPAFAEAAPLDVFGMRTEGLAAHLGLAGDRCRAQDLPQRELHAAMAERRVYLHPVRWTSLGLSLLEAMHLGMPVVALATTEAVEAVPAGAGTVSTRPEVLAEAVRRYVAEPGAAAEDGARARQAALERYGLKRFLADWERVLTEVRS from the coding sequence GTGAACATCCTGCTCTGGCACGTGCACGGCTCGTGGACGACGGCGTTCGTCCAGGGCCCCCACACCTACCTCGTCCCCGTGCTGCCCGACCGCGGCCCCGACGGGCGCGGACGGGCCCGGACCTTCAGCTGGCCGGACAGCGTCCGGGAGGTGACCCCGGAGCAGCTGCGCGGGGAGCACGTCGACGTGGTCCTGCTGCAGCGGCCCGAGGAGTTCGCGCTCGCGGAGCGGTGGCTGGGCGGGCGCCGCCCCGGCCGCGACGTACCCGTCGTGTACCTGGAGCACAACGCCCCCGACGGCGACGTGCCCGATACCCGGCACCCGTGCGCCGACCGCGACGGCCTCACGCTCGTCCACGTCACCCACTTCAACCGGCTGTTCTGGGACAGCGGCAGGACCCGCGCCGTGGTGATCGAGCACGGCGTGGTCGACCCGGGTCACCTGTACACGGGGCGGCTGCCCCGGGCGGCGGTCGTCGTCAACGAACCGGTGCGGCGCGGCCGGTACACCGGTACGGACCTGCTGCCCGCGTTCGCGGAGGCGGCGCCGCTCGACGTGTTCGGCATGCGCACCGAGGGCCTCGCCGCCCACCTGGGCCTCGCCGGGGACCGGTGCCGCGCCCAGGACCTGCCCCAGCGGGAGCTGCACGCCGCGATGGCCGAGCGGCGGGTGTACCTGCACCCGGTGCGGTGGACGTCGCTCGGACTGTCCCTGCTGGAGGCGATGCACCTCGGCATGCCCGTGGTGGCGCTGGCCACCACGGAGGCGGTGGAGGCGGTCCCGGCGGGCGCCGGGACCGTGTCGACCCGGCCCGAGGTGCTCGCCGAGGCCGTGCGGCGGTACGTGGCGGAGCCCGGCGCGGCCGCCGAGGACGGTGCCCGGGCCCGGCAGGCGGCCCTCGAACGGTACGGGCTCAAGCGCTTCCTGGCGGACTGGGAGCGCGTGTTGACGGAGGTGCGCTCATGA
- a CDS encoding glycosyltransferase has translation MTTTHGSAEPLSVVLVSEHASPLAALGGVDAGGQNVHVARLAAALADRGHEVTVFTRRDDAATPERVAMRPGVVVHHVPAGPSEPVPKDELLPYMPAFGRYVARVLESRPPDVMHSHFWMSGVAAVLATRTLRVPLLHTYHALGTVKRRHQRASDTSPPERIAAECEVGLACDRIIATCRDEVRELTRMHIPPERVSVVPCGVDTEQFCPAGPTAERGPARFRLLQLGRLVPRKGAAVTITALTRLPEAELVVVGGPPADRLDGDPEVRRLRDVARLAGVADRVRFTGAVSRDEVAPLLRSADVVVCPADYEPFGIVPLEAMACGRPVVASAVGGQLDTVADPECGRLVPPRDPEALARAVADFLADPALRAGCGAAGRRRVLSRYDWARVGAATEAVYARVRAARPAVTDAV, from the coding sequence ATGACGACCACCCACGGTTCCGCGGAACCCCTGTCGGTCGTGCTCGTCTCGGAGCACGCGAGCCCGCTCGCGGCGCTCGGCGGCGTGGACGCGGGCGGCCAGAACGTGCACGTCGCGCGGCTCGCCGCCGCCCTGGCCGACCGGGGCCACGAGGTGACGGTGTTCACCCGCCGGGACGACGCCGCGACGCCGGAACGCGTCGCGATGCGGCCCGGCGTCGTCGTCCACCACGTGCCGGCGGGACCGTCCGAGCCCGTCCCGAAGGACGAGCTGCTGCCGTACATGCCCGCGTTCGGCCGGTATGTGGCGCGGGTCCTGGAGTCGCGGCCGCCCGACGTGATGCACTCCCACTTCTGGATGTCGGGCGTCGCCGCCGTCCTCGCGACGCGCACGCTGCGAGTGCCGCTGCTGCACACGTACCACGCCCTCGGCACGGTGAAGCGGCGCCATCAGCGGGCGTCCGACACGAGCCCGCCGGAACGGATCGCCGCCGAGTGCGAGGTGGGTCTGGCCTGCGACCGGATCATCGCCACCTGCCGCGACGAGGTGCGGGAGCTGACCCGGATGCACATCCCGCCGGAGCGGGTGAGCGTCGTGCCCTGCGGCGTCGACACCGAGCAGTTCTGCCCGGCGGGCCCCACGGCCGAGCGCGGTCCGGCCCGCTTCCGGCTGCTCCAGCTGGGCCGGCTGGTGCCGCGCAAGGGGGCGGCGGTCACCATCACCGCGCTGACGCGGCTGCCCGAAGCGGAACTGGTCGTCGTGGGCGGCCCGCCCGCGGACCGGCTCGACGGGGACCCGGAGGTGCGGCGGCTGCGTGACGTGGCCCGGCTCGCCGGGGTCGCCGACCGGGTCCGGTTCACCGGGGCGGTGTCCCGGGACGAGGTGGCGCCGCTGCTGCGCAGCGCCGACGTGGTGGTGTGCCCGGCGGACTACGAGCCGTTCGGCATCGTGCCGCTGGAGGCGATGGCCTGCGGCCGGCCCGTCGTGGCCAGCGCCGTGGGCGGGCAGCTCGACACCGTCGCCGACCCGGAGTGCGGCCGTCTCGTGCCGCCGCGCGACCCGGAGGCACTCGCGCGCGCGGTGGCCGACTTCCTCGCCGACCCGGCGCTGCGCGCGGGGTGCGGGGCGGCGGGGCGGCGCCGGGTGCTCAGCCGGTACGACTGGGCGCGGGTGGGGGCGGCCACCGAGGCCGTGTACGCGCGGGTGCGGGCCGCCCGGCCCGCCGTCACCGACGCGGTCTGA
- a CDS encoding D-sedoheptulose-7-phosphate isomerase, with the protein MTELPLSDEFPAAALEAARRHCRSLEDALGRFRVDHLDRIAHWGGRLAAVLPGGGRLLAAGNGGSAAQAQHLTAELVGRYRRERPAYSAISLHAETSSLTAVGNDYGFDQVYARQVAAHGRPGDVLLLLSTSGRSANLIAAAATARTAGLRVWALTGPGPNPLAEAAHEALCVDAATTATVQEAHLVAVHVLCESFDMAVAAGPPVRGGRAAGAFAPAAARRRMS; encoded by the coding sequence ATGACCGAACTCCCCCTCTCCGATGAGTTCCCCGCCGCCGCCCTGGAGGCGGCGAGACGGCACTGCCGGTCACTCGAGGACGCGCTCGGCCGGTTCCGCGTCGACCACCTGGACCGGATCGCCCACTGGGGCGGGCGGCTCGCGGCCGTCCTGCCGGGCGGCGGGCGGCTGCTCGCCGCCGGGAACGGCGGCAGCGCGGCCCAGGCTCAGCACCTGACGGCCGAACTCGTGGGCCGCTACCGGCGCGAGCGGCCGGCGTACTCCGCGATCTCCCTGCACGCCGAGACCTCCAGCCTGACGGCCGTCGGCAACGACTACGGATTCGACCAGGTGTACGCCCGGCAGGTCGCGGCGCACGGCCGTCCCGGGGACGTGCTGCTGCTGCTGTCGACGTCCGGGCGGAGCGCGAACCTGATCGCGGCGGCGGCGACCGCGCGCACCGCGGGCCTGCGCGTGTGGGCGTTGACGGGCCCCGGGCCCAACCCGCTGGCCGAGGCGGCCCACGAGGCGCTGTGCGTCGACGCCGCGACGACGGCGACCGTGCAGGAGGCGCACCTGGTGGCCGTGCACGTGCTGTGCGAGTCGTTCGACATGGCGGTCGCGGCGGGCCCGCCGGTGCGCGGCGGCCGGGCGGCGGGCGCGTTCGCGCCGGCGGCGGCCCGGCGGAGGATGTCGTGA
- the rfaE2 gene encoding D-glycero-beta-D-manno-heptose 1-phosphate adenylyltransferase: protein MSARRPLVVVGDALLDEDVEGVATRLAPDAPAPVVDVTGDHRRPGGAALAAALATRGGREVVLVTALGDDPASDAVRRSLEGRVRLVELPLRGTLPVKTRVLASGRPLVRIDRGGGAPGRPDDAVRETLAAAQAVLVADYGRRTAGAVREQLAAIAPRVPLVWDPHPRGGAPVPGVRIVTPNAAETRSLEPGAGGESLRAYAERGSGLAERWRAAAVAVTLGERGVLLTRPGPDAGTPMLVPAPYRASGDPCGAGDCFAAATAAALADGALPEEAVQRGVAEAAAFVAAGGAGNPALWRTPPSAGRHVAPVTDPFAVAERVRARGGTVVATGGCFDLLHAGHVGLLESARRIGDCLIVCVNSDASVSRLKGPGRPLNPIADRTRVLAGLGSVDAVAVFDGDTPAELLTRLRPDVWVKGGDYSAEDLPEAEGLRAWGGQAVVLPYLDGRSTTQLAHRAARAAATSARHPTG, encoded by the coding sequence GTGAGCGCCCGCCGTCCGCTGGTGGTGGTCGGGGACGCCCTGCTCGACGAGGACGTCGAGGGCGTCGCGACGCGGCTGGCGCCGGACGCGCCCGCTCCGGTCGTGGACGTGACGGGGGACCACCGGCGGCCCGGCGGCGCCGCGCTGGCGGCGGCGCTGGCCACGCGCGGCGGCCGCGAGGTCGTCCTCGTGACCGCGCTGGGCGACGACCCGGCGAGCGACGCGGTGCGCCGCTCCCTGGAGGGCCGCGTCCGGCTCGTCGAACTGCCCCTGCGCGGGACGCTGCCGGTCAAGACCCGGGTGCTGGCGTCGGGCCGGCCGCTGGTGCGGATCGACCGGGGCGGCGGCGCCCCGGGGCGGCCGGACGACGCGGTGCGCGAGACGCTGGCGGCGGCCCAGGCGGTGCTCGTCGCCGACTACGGGCGGCGCACGGCGGGCGCGGTCCGCGAGCAACTGGCGGCCATCGCCCCGCGCGTCCCGCTCGTGTGGGACCCGCACCCGCGGGGCGGGGCGCCGGTGCCGGGCGTGCGGATCGTCACGCCGAACGCCGCGGAGACCCGGTCGTTGGAGCCGGGCGCGGGCGGCGAGTCCCTGCGGGCGTACGCGGAGCGCGGCTCGGGGCTCGCGGAGCGGTGGCGGGCCGCCGCCGTCGCCGTGACGCTCGGCGAGCGGGGCGTGCTGCTGACCCGGCCGGGGCCCGACGCCGGTACGCCGATGCTGGTGCCGGCGCCGTACCGGGCGTCCGGTGACCCGTGCGGTGCCGGTGACTGCTTCGCCGCGGCCACGGCCGCCGCGCTGGCGGACGGCGCGCTGCCGGAGGAGGCCGTGCAGCGGGGCGTCGCGGAGGCGGCGGCGTTCGTCGCGGCGGGCGGTGCGGGCAACCCCGCGCTGTGGCGGACGCCGCCGTCGGCCGGGCGCCACGTGGCGCCGGTGACCGACCCGTTCGCGGTGGCGGAGCGGGTACGGGCGCGCGGCGGGACCGTGGTGGCGACCGGTGGTTGCTTCGACCTGCTGCACGCCGGCCACGTGGGTCTGCTGGAGAGCGCCCGGCGGATCGGCGACTGCCTGATCGTCTGCGTGAACTCCGACGCGTCGGTGAGCCGGCTGAAGGGGCCGGGCCGGCCGCTGAACCCGATCGCGGACCGTACGCGGGTCCTGGCGGGGCTGGGCAGCGTCGACGCGGTGGCGGTCTTCGACGGGGACACCCCGGCGGAGCTGCTGACGCGGCTGCGGCCCGACGTGTGGGTGAAGGGCGGCGACTACTCGGCGGAGGACCTGCCGGAAGCCGAGGGGCTGCGGGCGTGGGGTGGCCAGGCGGTGGTCCTCCCCTACCTGGACGGGCGCTCCACGACCCAGCTGGCGCACCGCGCGGCGCGGGCGGCGGCGACCTCCGCCCGCCACCCCACCGGCTGA
- a CDS encoding MFS transporter, producing the protein MRWWSVANFVSNAGTWMQLTVQNLLVLQITGSAAATGLSLSVQAAPGLLMGVAGGAAVDRWPRKVTAAVSQALLGAVAFTTAVLVASDRLGLGVLMALAAVTGLIATVDGPACALLGNDLVRTEDVPSAIGVGSLVHNAGRLAGAGLAGVTVAFLGTAAAYTANGLSFLFVAAVIPFLCPLRAAAPAAPRTRRPGAGAGRRGKDGGARGAGRDGGMTLRQGLVFFARRPRLVGLAVVTGVSSVLGRNYGLTLAVLVTGPLAGGAEAFGAVSTVLAVGGIVGAVLGARLRRPSVRLVGVLAASGGLLQAAAGLSPSLAVLMVLVLPMAVVESLSDTAGTTVLQTDPPPHLRGRVLGVWGSVRTVWALAGPPALGLLLELAGARGALVAGGLLIAAVIAAGYATHTRRAPVPVPVPAAVPVLAERPTALGTAA; encoded by the coding sequence ATGCGCTGGTGGTCCGTCGCCAACTTCGTCTCCAACGCCGGTACCTGGATGCAGCTGACCGTGCAGAACCTGCTGGTCCTGCAGATCACCGGCTCCGCCGCGGCGACCGGCCTGTCCCTCTCCGTGCAGGCGGCACCCGGCCTCCTGATGGGCGTGGCCGGTGGCGCGGCCGTCGACCGCTGGCCCCGCAAGGTCACCGCCGCCGTCAGCCAGGCCCTGCTCGGCGCCGTCGCCTTCACCACCGCCGTCCTCGTCGCCTCCGACCGGCTCGGGCTGGGCGTGCTCATGGCACTCGCCGCCGTCACCGGCCTCATCGCCACCGTGGACGGCCCCGCCTGCGCCCTGCTCGGCAACGACCTCGTCCGCACCGAGGACGTGCCGTCCGCCATCGGCGTCGGTTCGCTGGTCCACAACGCCGGCCGCCTGGCCGGCGCCGGCCTCGCGGGGGTCACCGTCGCCTTCCTCGGCACGGCCGCGGCGTACACGGCGAACGGCCTGTCGTTCCTCTTCGTGGCGGCCGTGATCCCCTTCCTGTGCCCCCTGCGGGCCGCCGCCCCGGCGGCGCCGCGCACCCGGCGTCCCGGCGCCGGTGCCGGGCGGCGCGGCAAGGACGGCGGGGCTCGTGGCGCGGGCCGCGACGGGGGCATGACGCTCCGGCAGGGCCTGGTCTTCTTCGCCCGCCGCCCGCGGCTCGTGGGCCTCGCCGTGGTCACCGGTGTCAGCTCGGTGCTCGGGCGGAACTACGGCCTCACCCTCGCCGTACTCGTCACCGGACCGCTCGCCGGCGGGGCGGAGGCCTTCGGCGCCGTCTCCACCGTCCTCGCGGTCGGTGGCATCGTGGGCGCCGTGCTGGGCGCCCGGCTGCGCAGGCCCTCCGTGCGCCTGGTGGGCGTGCTCGCCGCGTCCGGCGGCCTGCTCCAGGCCGCCGCCGGCCTGTCGCCGTCCCTGGCGGTGCTGATGGTCCTCGTCCTGCCCATGGCCGTCGTGGAGTCGCTCTCCGACACGGCCGGCACCACCGTCCTACAGACCGACCCGCCGCCGCACCTGCGCGGCCGCGTGCTGGGCGTCTGGGGCAGCGTGCGCACGGTGTGGGCCCTCGCCGGGCCACCGGCGCTGGGTCTGCTCCTGGAGCTGGCCGGGGCCCGCGGCGCCCTCGTGGCGGGCGGCCTGCTGATCGCCGCGGTCATCGCCGCCGGGTACGCCACCCACACCCGCCGCGCCCCGGTCCCGGTGCCCGTGCCCGCCGCCGTGCCGGTCCTCGCCGAGCGCCCGACGGCGCTGGGCACCGCGGCCTGA
- a CDS encoding SDR family oxidoreductase produces MSSGGVRVDLHGRQALVTGGARGLGASIVRRLAGAGASVLVADVRKELARELCEELNGDGGDARFVELDVRDPDAVAGVFRELDGAGRGVDVLVNNAAVDVSKPIEHLTADEVTRVVTTNLLGPVYLCLEAYRRMVARGGGHIVNILSTAANRTWTEAGPYAAGKSGLRAFTHTLFKEAQRDCPGIGVTGIIAGGMETPFIMDRFPDTDVSMLQSPDVVADAVLYALSVPAGSVAGEIVVVPRREPSWP; encoded by the coding sequence ATGAGCAGCGGTGGAGTGCGCGTGGACCTGCACGGCAGGCAGGCCCTGGTGACGGGGGGCGCGCGGGGCCTCGGGGCGTCGATCGTCCGGCGGCTGGCCGGGGCGGGGGCGTCGGTTCTGGTGGCGGACGTCCGCAAGGAGCTGGCCCGGGAACTGTGCGAGGAGCTCAACGGCGACGGGGGTGACGCCCGCTTCGTGGAACTGGACGTGCGGGACCCCGACGCGGTGGCCGGGGTCTTCCGCGAGCTGGACGGCGCCGGCCGGGGCGTGGACGTGCTGGTGAACAACGCCGCCGTCGACGTGTCGAAGCCCATCGAGCACCTGACGGCCGACGAGGTCACCCGGGTGGTCACCACGAACCTGCTGGGCCCGGTGTACCTCTGCCTGGAGGCCTACCGGCGGATGGTGGCCCGCGGCGGCGGGCACATCGTGAACATCCTGTCGACCGCCGCCAACCGCACCTGGACGGAGGCCGGTCCGTACGCGGCGGGCAAGTCCGGGCTGCGGGCGTTCACCCACACGCTCTTCAAGGAGGCGCAGCGCGACTGCCCGGGCATCGGCGTGACGGGGATCATCGCGGGCGGCATGGAGACGCCGTTCATCATGGACCGCTTCCCCGACACGGACGTGTCGATGCTGCAGAGCCCGGACGTGGTCGCCGACGCGGTGCTCTACGCCCTGTCGGTACCGGCCGGCAGCGTGGCGGGCGAGATCGTCGTCGTCCCGCGCAGGGAGCCGTCCTGGCCGTAG
- a CDS encoding DNA topoisomerase IB, with translation MRLAHVRPTDPGYTRVRHGRGFRYLDTAGRPLRDPAELDRVKGLVIPPAWQDVWICARRNGHLQAVGTDAAGRRQYLYHPAFRARQEQSKHDHVLDVAEALPRVREAVEAALGDRGLTRERVLATAVRLLDLGFFRIGSERYADRNQTYGLTTLLRDHSRCSRGEVLLSYPGKHGKQRLHVVADPPTCRSLTALIRRRDDGERLLAYREGRTWHEVNGTDVNAYLRDLAGVEVTAKDFRTWHATVMAAVALAVSRAVAHSETARRRAIARAVREVSGYLGNTPAVCRASYINPRVIELYEEGVTVAAALPGLGADTTHGVPATQGPAEQAVLRMLRTGRPPGA, from the coding sequence GTGCGCCTCGCCCACGTGCGTCCCACGGACCCCGGCTACACCCGCGTCCGCCACGGGCGCGGCTTCCGCTACCTGGACACCGCGGGCCGGCCCCTGCGCGACCCGGCCGAACTCGACCGCGTCAAGGGCCTCGTCATCCCCCCGGCCTGGCAGGACGTCTGGATCTGCGCCCGCCGCAACGGCCACCTCCAGGCCGTCGGCACCGACGCCGCGGGCCGCCGCCAGTACCTCTACCACCCGGCGTTCCGCGCCCGGCAGGAACAGAGCAAGCACGACCACGTCCTCGACGTGGCCGAGGCGCTGCCGCGCGTGCGCGAGGCGGTGGAGGCGGCGCTCGGAGACCGGGGCCTCACCCGCGAGCGGGTCCTCGCCACCGCCGTACGCCTCCTCGACCTCGGCTTCTTCCGCATCGGCAGCGAGCGGTACGCCGACCGGAACCAGACCTACGGCCTGACCACCCTGCTGCGGGACCACTCCCGGTGCAGCCGCGGCGAGGTCCTGCTGAGCTACCCCGGCAAACACGGCAAGCAGCGCCTCCACGTGGTCGCCGACCCGCCCACCTGCCGCAGCCTCACCGCGCTCATCCGCCGCCGCGACGACGGCGAGCGGCTCCTCGCCTACCGGGAGGGCCGCACGTGGCACGAGGTGAACGGCACCGACGTCAACGCCTACCTGCGTGACCTCGCCGGCGTCGAGGTCACGGCGAAGGACTTCCGCACCTGGCACGCCACCGTCATGGCGGCCGTCGCCCTCGCGGTCTCCCGGGCCGTGGCGCACAGCGAGACGGCCCGCCGCCGCGCCATCGCCCGCGCCGTCCGCGAGGTCTCCGGCTACCTGGGCAACACGCCCGCCGTGTGCCGCGCCTCCTACATCAACCCGCGGGTCATCGAGCTGTACGAGGAGGGCGTCACCGTCGCCGCCGCCCTCCCGGGGCTCGGCGCCGACACCACGCACGGCGTGCCCGCCACCCAGGGACCCGCCGAACAGGCCGTCCTGCGCATGCTGCGCACCGGACGCCCGCCCGGCGCCTGA